A genomic stretch from Novosphingobium resinovorum includes:
- a CDS encoding glutathione S-transferase family protein, with amino-acid sequence MIVVHHLEYSRSQRVLWLLEEFGLPYEVKRYERDPKTMLAPPELRRIHPLGKSPVIVDRDHSGSERIIAETGAIIEYLTSKADGRLGKPYGDDAALLYRHFLHYAEGSLMPPLLIDLVLGRIPLVGKTAQKKLQPMIDVHLDFVEHELAFRPWFAGDTFTAADIMMSFPLEAARDRGGLEVGRPATIAWLDKIHARPAYRAALERGGPYRFA; translated from the coding sequence ATGATCGTCGTCCACCATCTGGAATACTCGCGTTCGCAGCGCGTCCTGTGGCTGCTGGAAGAGTTCGGCCTGCCCTATGAGGTCAAGCGCTACGAACGCGATCCCAAGACGATGCTGGCGCCGCCCGAACTGAGGCGCATTCATCCGCTCGGCAAGTCGCCGGTAATCGTCGATCGCGATCACTCCGGGTCCGAACGGATCATCGCCGAAACCGGCGCCATCATCGAATACCTCACAAGCAAGGCCGATGGACGCCTGGGTAAGCCCTATGGCGACGACGCGGCACTGCTCTACCGCCACTTCCTCCATTATGCGGAAGGCTCGCTCATGCCGCCGCTGCTGATCGATCTGGTGCTGGGACGCATCCCGCTGGTGGGCAAGACAGCGCAGAAGAAGTTGCAGCCGATGATCGATGTCCATCTCGATTTCGTCGAGCATGAACTGGCTTTCCGACCGTGGTTCGCAGGCGATACATTCACCGCCGCCGATATCATGATGAGCTTCCCGCTCGAAGCGGCCCGGGATCGAGGAGGACTGGAAGTGGGGCGTCCTGCGACGATCGCCTGGCTCGACAAGATCCACGCGCGGCCCGCGTATCGGGCCGCGCTCGAACGCGGCGGCCCCTATCGCTTTGCCTGA
- a CDS encoding 2Fe-2S iron-sulfur cluster-binding protein: MSILVNGAPAELPFDPRVSLLDFLRDRLHLHGTKKGCDQGACGACTVLADGERILSCLALAVQYDGRSIVTIEGVGSATELHPLQQAFIEHDGFQCGYCTPGQICSAIGMADELQRGVPSHVTDDLDAPTMPFSAEEVRERMSGNLCRCGAHNGIIDAIAATFAPSPMPETEAAQ, translated from the coding sequence ATGAGCATTCTCGTTAATGGAGCGCCCGCCGAGCTCCCATTCGACCCCCGCGTGTCCCTGCTGGATTTTCTGCGCGATCGCCTTCACCTGCACGGGACGAAGAAGGGCTGCGATCAGGGCGCCTGCGGCGCCTGCACGGTTCTGGCGGACGGGGAACGCATCCTGTCGTGCCTTGCGCTGGCGGTACAATACGACGGGCGCTCCATCGTGACGATCGAAGGCGTCGGTTCAGCCACCGAGCTGCATCCACTGCAACAGGCCTTCATCGAACACGATGGCTTCCAGTGCGGCTACTGCACCCCAGGCCAAATCTGTTCGGCGATCGGCATGGCGGACGAACTGCAGCGCGGTGTCCCCAGCCACGTTACGGATGACCTCGACGCCCCAACAATGCCGTTCAGCGCCGAGGAAGTCCGCGAGCGAATGAGCGGCAACCTGTGCCGCTGCGGCGCGCATAACGGAATCATCGATGCCATCGCGGCAACGTTTGCGCCGTCACCGATGCCGGAAACGGAGGCAGCGCAATGA
- a CDS encoding FAD binding domain-containing protein codes for MTPLRYARAADASDAVLQAGTGARYLGGGTNLVDLMRETIERPEELVDVSGLAVGIEETANAGLMIGAGTRNTAIAAHPLVRQRYPVLSRAILAGASAQIRNMATAGGNLLQRTRCAYFYDESGSRCNKRHVGQGCDALEGFNRNHAILGASDACIAVHPSDMAVALASLDAVVHTRTSKGERQIPLADLHRLPGDRPDIETVLDQGELITAIELPPALRRSTYRKVRDRSSYAFALVSVAGAITVEDGHIRDVRLALGGVAHRPWRARRAEDVLRGGPVGQVAFATAADAELSQARALRHNGFKIELARRTLVAVLEELTGDPA; via the coding sequence ATGACACCTCTGCGTTACGCACGCGCTGCCGATGCCAGCGACGCCGTGCTCCAGGCCGGGACCGGAGCGCGTTATCTGGGAGGCGGCACCAATCTCGTTGATCTGATGCGCGAGACGATCGAGCGTCCCGAAGAGCTGGTGGACGTATCCGGCCTTGCCGTCGGTATCGAGGAAACTGCGAACGCCGGCCTGATGATCGGAGCGGGGACACGCAACACCGCGATTGCGGCGCATCCGCTCGTCAGGCAGCGCTACCCCGTTCTTTCCCGCGCCATCCTTGCCGGTGCCAGCGCCCAGATTCGCAACATGGCGACAGCGGGCGGCAATCTGCTCCAGCGCACGCGCTGCGCCTATTTCTACGACGAGAGCGGATCGCGCTGCAACAAGCGCCACGTCGGACAGGGCTGCGACGCGCTCGAGGGCTTCAATCGCAACCATGCGATCCTTGGAGCTTCGGACGCCTGTATCGCCGTACACCCCTCGGACATGGCGGTTGCGCTGGCGTCACTTGATGCCGTCGTCCACACGCGCACATCCAAAGGCGAACGGCAAATCCCGCTGGCCGACCTGCACCGACTGCCAGGCGATCGACCCGATATCGAGACCGTGCTGGATCAGGGTGAATTGATCACCGCGATCGAACTGCCACCTGCCCTCCGCCGTTCGACGTACCGCAAGGTACGGGACCGTTCGAGCTACGCCTTCGCGCTGGTTTCGGTCGCAGGCGCGATCACCGTCGAGGACGGGCATATCCGCGATGTTCGCCTGGCCCTCGGCGGCGTTGCGCATCGCCCCTGGCGCGCACGGCGCGCCGAGGACGTCCTGCGGGGCGGGCCTGTCGGCCAGGTCGCCTTCGCAACAGCGGCCGATGCCGAATTGAGCCAGGCCCGCGCGCTGCGGCATAACGGCTTCAAGATAGAACTCGCCCGCCGCACCCTCGTCGCCGTGCTTGAGGAACTGACGGGAGACCCGGCATGA
- a CDS encoding xanthine dehydrogenase family protein molybdopterin-binding subunit produces the protein MNIAKDAKGLVQGMAQGLMAKAVALAPDNWVPGGVPDPLIGHQHGHLGRAVSRIDGPLKVSGTARFAAEFPMEGMVFAAIAFSTIAKGRIARLDTARALAADGVVEVMTYRNAPRLSPPPAFMSNPKAAGGDSLPVMQDDQIHWNGQPVAVVLADTQEQADHAASLIEVIYEAVAAVTAFDEARPDARPAMFMGQPLHDEKGKAKAALDAAAVRVDATYRTPRHNHNAIELHAVTVAWQDDVLRIHDASQLVSHTAWSLGQMFGIPEDKIVVTSPYVGGGFGGKCMWQHHVLAAAAAQLCGRPVRLVLSREGVYRLVGGRSLTEQQVSLGADADGKLTALIHKGLTAKTPSNVMPEPFILAARSAYDAETIELDVHTVELDLLANTFMRAPGESVGTFALESAMDELAEELGIDPIELRIRNEPEVDPLNGLPFSSRRIVDAWRAGAQAFGWEQRSPVPASRREGEWLIGMGCAKGTYPYYRIPGGAARLTMTPKGASVGIAAHEMGMGTATAQVQVTAERLGLPIEAVDFEYGDSTLPGTVLAGGSQQTAAIGAAVIAAHRLLITELLEIVGNDSPLAGLKPDDVACRDAGLCKRDEPERHETYASILARAGQDSIEVTGEGPPPLELMHWSMHSHAAMFCEVRVNAITGEPRVSRFLGSFDCGRILNPKTATSQFRGGIIMGLGLALMEETQIDERNGRVMNPSLSEYHIPVHMDVPDIDVIWTDIPDPHTPMGARGIGEIGITGTAAAVANAIYNATGKRVRDLPITLDKLL, from the coding sequence ATGAACATCGCCAAGGACGCCAAGGGCCTCGTACAGGGCATGGCGCAGGGCCTGATGGCGAAGGCCGTCGCCTTGGCGCCGGACAACTGGGTGCCGGGCGGTGTGCCCGATCCGCTGATCGGCCACCAGCATGGGCATCTGGGGCGCGCGGTATCGAGGATTGACGGCCCGCTCAAGGTCTCGGGCACGGCCCGGTTCGCGGCAGAGTTTCCGATGGAGGGCATGGTCTTTGCCGCCATTGCTTTCAGCACCATCGCCAAGGGCCGCATCGCCCGCCTCGACACCGCTCGCGCGCTGGCCGCCGACGGCGTGGTCGAGGTGATGACCTACCGCAATGCGCCCCGCCTCTCGCCGCCGCCTGCGTTCATGTCAAACCCCAAGGCGGCGGGCGGGGACAGCCTTCCAGTGATGCAGGACGATCAGATCCACTGGAACGGTCAGCCCGTAGCCGTGGTGCTGGCGGATACGCAGGAGCAGGCCGATCACGCCGCCTCTCTGATCGAAGTGATCTATGAAGCCGTGGCTGCCGTAACAGCATTCGACGAAGCCCGCCCTGACGCCCGGCCCGCGATGTTCATGGGCCAGCCGCTGCATGACGAGAAGGGCAAGGCGAAAGCCGCGCTGGATGCAGCAGCCGTGCGCGTCGATGCGACCTATCGCACTCCGCGCCACAATCACAATGCGATCGAGCTGCACGCGGTGACGGTGGCCTGGCAGGATGATGTCCTGCGCATCCACGACGCCTCCCAGCTTGTCAGCCATACGGCCTGGTCGCTCGGACAGATGTTCGGCATTCCCGAGGACAAGATCGTTGTTACCTCGCCTTACGTAGGTGGGGGTTTTGGCGGCAAATGCATGTGGCAGCATCATGTTCTTGCCGCCGCCGCCGCGCAGCTTTGCGGACGCCCGGTACGCCTCGTCCTGTCGCGCGAAGGCGTTTATCGACTGGTCGGCGGTCGGTCGTTGACGGAGCAGCAGGTCAGCCTTGGCGCGGATGCGGACGGAAAGCTGACAGCGCTGATCCATAAGGGCCTTACCGCCAAGACGCCCTCGAACGTCATGCCGGAGCCGTTCATCCTCGCTGCCCGCAGCGCCTATGATGCCGAGACAATTGAACTCGATGTGCACACGGTCGAACTGGACCTCCTGGCCAATACTTTCATGCGAGCGCCGGGCGAATCGGTGGGAACATTTGCGCTGGAATCAGCCATGGATGAACTGGCCGAGGAACTGGGCATCGATCCCATCGAACTGCGCATCCGCAACGAACCCGAGGTCGATCCGCTGAACGGCCTGCCGTTCTCCTCGCGCCGCATCGTCGATGCCTGGCGCGCGGGCGCGCAGGCGTTCGGGTGGGAGCAGCGCAGCCCGGTTCCCGCCAGCCGCCGCGAAGGCGAATGGCTCATCGGCATGGGCTGCGCCAAGGGCACTTATCCCTACTACCGCATACCCGGCGGCGCTGCACGGCTGACCATGACGCCGAAAGGCGCCAGCGTGGGGATCGCCGCGCACGAAATGGGCATGGGCACCGCCACCGCGCAAGTGCAGGTCACCGCCGAACGGCTGGGGCTGCCGATCGAGGCGGTGGATTTCGAGTACGGCGATTCCACGCTTCCGGGCACCGTGCTGGCAGGAGGATCGCAGCAAACCGCCGCCATCGGCGCAGCCGTTATCGCGGCGCACCGCCTGCTTATCACGGAACTGCTGGAGATCGTCGGCAATGATTCCCCCTTGGCGGGCCTCAAGCCTGACGACGTGGCATGCCGGGATGCCGGTCTTTGCAAGCGTGACGAACCCGAGCGGCACGAGACATACGCCTCGATCCTCGCCCGTGCGGGTCAGGACAGCATAGAAGTGACGGGCGAAGGGCCACCGCCGCTCGAACTCATGCACTGGTCGATGCACAGCCATGCGGCGATGTTCTGCGAGGTACGCGTCAATGCGATCACGGGCGAACCGCGCGTCAGCCGCTTCCTCGGTTCCTTCGACTGCGGGCGCATCCTCAATCCCAAGACCGCGACCAGCCAGTTCCGCGGGGGCATCATCATGGGCCTTGGCCTGGCGCTGATGGAGGAAACCCAGATCGACGAACGCAATGGCCGGGTGATGAACCCGAGCCTGTCCGAATACCATATTCCCGTCCACATGGATGTGCCCGATATCGACGTAATCTGGACCGACATCCCCGACCCGCACACGCCAATGGGCGCACGCGGCATCGGCGAGATCGGCATCACCGGCACGGCCGCAGCGGTCGCTAACGCTATCTACAATGCGACGGGAAAGCGGGTCCGCGACCTGCCGATCACGCTCGACAAGCTGCTGTGA
- a CDS encoding glycoside hydrolase family 130 protein codes for MNRPENVWSEPLRIFETRLHADPARVVIRPFHLGWQAKNAPGGRALALVDDIAALTEERAALEYERVLRDFKERHWQTERIFACRFDEVASNLGLDPTLFSETKQRLIGSYFCHEYTFAAAALMNPSIVPSPDQTGLHGGCVRFIMSLRAVGEGHISSIAFREGIAECSGDFRLWPQAAFATSVELDEEDQFDADCSVSVHRHTESSLSNTVIFPITEQQRGGLEDLRLVRFDHGGGDFEWVGTYTAYSGSSIRSELLRTRDFQRFDLEPIRGEAGRNKGMALFPEKIDGQFAMVGRQDGKNLFLLKSDTIDTWDDEGVLLMEPKYPWEFIQIGNCGSPIPIDEGWLMFTHGVGAMRKYALGCALLDRSDPGKVLARTPEPVLTAENADRSGYVPNVIYTCGALKVEDRLLIPYGISDSTVGFATCSIGSLLAMME; via the coding sequence TTGAACCGGCCTGAAAACGTTTGGTCTGAGCCGCTTCGTATCTTCGAGACGCGTCTGCACGCCGATCCGGCGCGCGTGGTTATACGCCCCTTCCATCTCGGCTGGCAGGCGAAGAATGCGCCCGGAGGTCGGGCGCTGGCCCTGGTGGATGACATCGCCGCGCTCACCGAGGAGCGCGCTGCGCTAGAGTACGAGCGCGTGCTGCGCGACTTCAAGGAACGCCACTGGCAGACCGAAAGGATTTTCGCCTGCCGCTTCGATGAAGTGGCAAGCAACCTTGGCCTCGATCCCACCCTGTTCTCGGAAACCAAGCAGCGGCTGATCGGCTCGTATTTCTGCCATGAGTATACCTTCGCCGCAGCTGCGCTCATGAATCCGTCGATCGTCCCTTCCCCCGACCAGACAGGACTGCATGGCGGCTGCGTGCGCTTCATCATGAGCCTGCGCGCGGTGGGCGAAGGCCATATCAGCTCGATCGCCTTTCGCGAGGGTATCGCGGAATGCAGTGGCGATTTCCGACTCTGGCCGCAGGCCGCCTTCGCGACATCGGTGGAACTTGACGAGGAAGACCAGTTCGATGCCGACTGTTCGGTGTCGGTTCACCGCCACACGGAATCGAGCCTTTCCAACACGGTGATCTTCCCGATAACCGAGCAGCAGCGCGGCGGCCTGGAGGATCTGCGCCTGGTGCGCTTCGATCATGGCGGCGGCGATTTCGAATGGGTCGGTACCTACACTGCCTATTCCGGTAGTTCGATCCGGTCGGAATTGCTGCGCACCCGTGATTTCCAGCGTTTCGATCTCGAACCGATCCGGGGGGAGGCGGGCCGCAACAAGGGCATGGCGCTGTTCCCTGAGAAGATCGACGGACAATTCGCCATGGTCGGGCGGCAGGACGGCAAGAACCTGTTCCTGCTCAAATCGGACACCATCGATACGTGGGACGACGAGGGCGTGTTGCTGATGGAGCCCAAGTACCCCTGGGAGTTCATCCAGATCGGCAACTGCGGCAGCCCGATCCCGATCGATGAAGGCTGGCTGATGTTCACGCACGGAGTCGGCGCCATGCGCAAGTATGCCCTCGGCTGTGCGCTGCTCGATCGTAGCGACCCCGGCAAGGTGCTCGCTCGTACGCCCGAGCCGGTGCTCACGGCGGAAAATGCGGACCGTTCGGGTTACGTGCCCAATGTCATCTACACCTGCGGCGCGCTCAAGGTCGAGGATCGGTTGCTGATCCCCTATGGAATATCCGACAGTACCGTGGGCTTTGCGACCTGTTCGATAGGCTCCCTTCTTGCGATGATGGAATAG
- a CDS encoding glycosyltransferase family 4 protein, producing the protein MKLNRRRRLQERCSFLVQGLLMVRLPFFQDPEFGREVADIHSIFEASGTKPQKQMRVALVGNFAPRKCGIATFTTDVFEKLCEFHPEIALDVYPLDDPENPLEYTDVADTIARSDPQDYARVARRINESGVDAVWLQHEYGIFGGRDGEMVIQFVDLLAAPLVLTLHTVLGEPSARQGRILRHLVTRASRIMVMSHHSRDLLESEYGAPPGILEVIDHGAPDRPFGRQEEFKSMLGLSGRKVLMTFGLLGPGKGLEHAIRSLPAIVARHPEALYRIVGATHPNLVAEEGEAYRDKLIALAEHLGVADYIIWDNRFLDTPELLDQLEACDIYLTPYPGLEQSTSGTLSYAVALGKAVISTPYVHARELLAQDVGRLIRPRSSEAIAEAVNALLDAPEAMAAMQRRAYGRGRATIWPQFAEASARLVARAVAPQRAAPPATAIPGLAAVLAMSDATGMLQHSIGVVPDRRHGYCLDDNARALMLMNVAQGLSAAERMKWTLAYAAFVQSAWNPDLGRFRNFMRFDRSWCEDEGSEDSNGRAIWTLGETYACAPDDGVADWALHLYDDVNKNMAPLGSPRAIAFAMLGACAVLRRDPEHRASRDAATRGGDILMRLLGEGRRPDWAWFEAVIGYDNPRLPQALIEAGALLGQEHWTDAGLETLEWICAQQVSAKRQFRPIGSESFHKEHNYLPFDQQPLEAQAAIEAAGSAWLVTGNTFWREHAMMAWRWFFGDNDRGAILADIATGRCRDGVTPRGANANCGAESILAFQLSHYALMEIVPLSTPLPREGGMLEPA; encoded by the coding sequence ATGAAACTGAATCGACGCCGGCGACTTCAGGAGAGGTGTTCATTTCTCGTTCAAGGTCTTCTCATGGTACGCTTGCCGTTTTTCCAAGACCCTGAGTTCGGGCGCGAAGTCGCTGACATCCATTCCATCTTCGAGGCTAGTGGCACAAAACCTCAAAAACAGATGCGCGTGGCACTTGTAGGCAATTTCGCCCCGCGTAAATGCGGTATAGCCACATTCACCACCGACGTATTTGAGAAGCTTTGCGAATTTCATCCGGAAATCGCGTTGGACGTATATCCGCTGGATGATCCGGAAAACCCTCTTGAATATACGGACGTAGCGGACACCATCGCGCGCAGCGATCCGCAGGATTATGCCCGCGTCGCCCGCCGGATCAACGAGTCCGGGGTAGACGCAGTCTGGCTTCAGCACGAGTACGGCATTTTCGGCGGGCGTGACGGCGAGATGGTCATTCAGTTCGTCGATCTGCTGGCCGCACCGTTGGTGCTTACCCTCCACACGGTGCTGGGAGAGCCTTCCGCGCGCCAGGGCCGCATCCTGCGCCATCTCGTGACCCGCGCCTCGCGTATCATGGTGATGTCGCATCACTCGCGCGACTTGCTCGAGAGTGAATACGGCGCACCGCCAGGCATTCTGGAAGTTATCGACCACGGCGCGCCAGACCGGCCATTCGGCCGCCAGGAAGAATTCAAGTCGATGCTGGGCTTGTCAGGCCGCAAGGTGCTCATGACATTCGGACTGCTTGGCCCCGGCAAGGGGCTGGAACACGCGATCCGCTCACTCCCCGCGATAGTGGCACGCCACCCCGAGGCGCTCTACCGCATCGTCGGCGCAACCCACCCGAACCTTGTTGCCGAGGAAGGCGAGGCCTATCGCGACAAGCTCATAGCCTTGGCCGAACATCTCGGTGTCGCCGATTACATCATTTGGGACAACCGCTTCCTCGACACGCCTGAATTACTCGACCAATTGGAAGCGTGTGACATTTACCTCACGCCCTATCCGGGGCTGGAGCAATCCACATCCGGAACTCTGAGCTACGCGGTGGCGCTGGGCAAGGCTGTCATCTCAACGCCCTATGTCCATGCGCGCGAACTGCTTGCGCAGGATGTCGGCCGGCTGATCCGCCCGCGCTCGAGCGAAGCCATTGCCGAAGCCGTCAATGCCCTGCTCGACGCGCCGGAAGCGATGGCCGCCATGCAACGACGTGCCTACGGCCGCGGGCGCGCCACGATCTGGCCGCAGTTCGCCGAGGCCTCCGCGCGTTTGGTCGCTCGCGCGGTCGCGCCCCAGCGGGCGGCGCCGCCAGCCACCGCCATTCCGGGGCTCGCCGCAGTGCTGGCGATGAGCGATGCGACAGGCATGCTCCAGCATTCGATCGGCGTGGTTCCAGACCGCCGCCACGGCTACTGCCTCGACGACAATGCCCGCGCGCTCATGCTGATGAACGTGGCGCAGGGTCTGTCCGCAGCGGAGCGGATGAAGTGGACGCTCGCCTATGCCGCCTTCGTGCAATCCGCCTGGAACCCCGATCTCGGGCGTTTTCGAAACTTCATGCGGTTCGACCGCAGTTGGTGTGAGGATGAAGGCTCCGAGGACTCGAATGGGCGGGCGATCTGGACACTGGGCGAGACTTATGCGTGCGCACCCGATGACGGCGTCGCTGACTGGGCGCTTCATCTCTACGACGATGTGAACAAGAACATGGCGCCACTGGGATCACCCCGAGCAATCGCTTTTGCCATGCTTGGCGCCTGCGCCGTACTGCGCCGCGATCCGGAGCACCGCGCCTCCCGCGATGCTGCCACGCGCGGCGGCGACATCCTGATGCGTCTTCTGGGCGAAGGGCGGCGGCCGGACTGGGCGTGGTTCGAAGCCGTGATCGGCTACGACAATCCGCGCCTGCCCCAGGCCCTGATCGAAGCCGGCGCACTGCTGGGGCAGGAACACTGGACCGACGCAGGACTGGAAACGCTGGAATGGATATGTGCCCAGCAGGTCTCGGCGAAGCGCCAGTTCCGGCCAATCGGCTCGGAGAGCTTCCATAAGGAGCACAATTACCTGCCTTTCGACCAGCAGCCGCTGGAAGCGCAGGCGGCGATCGAGGCTGCAGGATCGGCATGGCTAGTAACCGGCAACACATTCTGGCGCGAGCATGCGATGATGGCATGGCGGTGGTTCTTCGGCGACAATGACCGGGGTGCGATCCTTGCTGACATTGCGACGGGGCGTTGCCGGGATGGGGTAACTCCGCGCGGTGCCAACGCGAATTGCGGTGCGGAGTCGATACTGGCCTTTCAGTTGTCGCATTATGCGCTTATGGAGATTGTCCCTCTGTCCACCCCGCTCCCGCGGGAAGGAGGAATGCTTGAACCGGCCTGA